From the genome of Streptomyces sp. NBC_01116, one region includes:
- a CDS encoding histidine phosphatase family protein, with protein sequence MAPRILLARHGQTQWSVRGNHTGRTDIPLLDDGREGAKLLGERLHRAPWAGLPGVEVRTSPLVRAAETCELAGFGERAEPWDALMEWDYGAYEGLTPAQIKADRPDWLIWRDGVPDGESVADVTARADEIVDWARSADRDVLVFAHGHILRALGARWLGEDLSFGARIRLEPTSLSVLGWAYGLPAVERWNDTGHLDR encoded by the coding sequence ATGGCACCGCGCATCCTGCTCGCCCGGCACGGCCAGACCCAGTGGTCGGTCCGGGGCAACCACACCGGCAGGACGGACATCCCGCTCCTGGACGACGGGCGCGAGGGCGCGAAGCTCCTCGGCGAGCGGCTGCACCGGGCGCCGTGGGCGGGGCTGCCCGGCGTCGAGGTCCGCACCAGCCCGCTCGTCCGGGCCGCCGAGACCTGCGAACTCGCCGGGTTCGGGGAGCGGGCCGAGCCGTGGGACGCGCTGATGGAATGGGACTACGGGGCGTACGAGGGCCTGACCCCGGCCCAGATCAAGGCGGACCGCCCCGACTGGCTGATCTGGCGCGACGGGGTCCCGGACGGGGAGTCCGTCGCCGACGTCACCGCCCGCGCGGACGAGATCGTCGACTGGGCCCGGTCGGCGGACCGGGACGTCCTGGTCTTCGCCCACGGCCACATCCTGCGGGCGCTGGGCGCGCGGTGGCTGGGCGAGGACCTGTCCTTCGGCGCCCGCATCCGCCTGGAGCCGACGTCGCTGTCGGTCCTGGGCTGGGCGTACGGCCTGCCGGCCGTGGAACGCTGGAACGACACGGGCCACCTGGACCGGTAG
- a CDS encoding ATP-binding protein produces MRWALVKVCLAVTAMVVIAFAVPLGLVIREMASDRAFSDAERQAAMIAPTLSITTDREKLTRAVLSTEPGDRGRLAVHVPAEGAPLDIGTRRATAKDVATVRKAGRASITEVTDGFALLQPTALGTGDIAVVEVFVPEREVSHGVATAWLTLAGVGVALIVGSVAVADRLGIRMVQPAQRLAGAAQDLGEGRLGTRVPEEGPTELRSAAVAFNSMADQVVQLLANERELAADLSHRLRTPLTVLRLNAASLGEGPAAEQTRAAVQQLEHEVDTIIRTAREQRPQPQNGQAGAGCDASEVIRERMGFWSALAEDEGREVRLAGVDRTVRIPVARPELAAALDALLGNVFRHTPEGTAFSVDVHHSGDAVIVLVSDAGPGISDPKAALARGASGRDAASGSVGSTGLGLDIVRRVAESTGGDLRIGRSVLGGTEVRIWIGLHGSRPERGRRGHGRRVGRRTGWQRRKEPRSPAAPGPQH; encoded by the coding sequence ATGAGATGGGCCCTGGTCAAGGTCTGCCTGGCGGTCACCGCCATGGTCGTCATCGCCTTCGCCGTGCCGCTCGGACTCGTCATCCGGGAGATGGCCAGCGACCGGGCGTTCTCCGACGCGGAACGCCAGGCCGCGATGATCGCCCCGACGCTCTCCATCACCACCGACCGCGAGAAGCTGACCCGGGCCGTCCTGTCCACCGAACCGGGCGACCGGGGACGCCTCGCCGTCCATGTCCCCGCCGAGGGCGCGCCCTTGGACATCGGCACCCGCCGCGCCACCGCCAAGGACGTGGCGACCGTGCGCAAGGCCGGCCGCGCCTCCATCACCGAGGTCACCGACGGCTTCGCACTCCTCCAGCCGACCGCGCTGGGCACCGGGGACATCGCCGTCGTCGAGGTGTTCGTCCCCGAGCGCGAGGTCTCCCACGGGGTCGCGACCGCCTGGCTGACGCTGGCGGGCGTGGGCGTCGCGCTGATCGTCGGCTCGGTCGCGGTCGCCGACCGGCTCGGCATACGGATGGTGCAGCCCGCCCAGCGCCTCGCGGGCGCCGCCCAGGACCTGGGGGAGGGGCGCCTGGGCACCCGCGTCCCCGAAGAGGGCCCCACCGAACTGCGTTCCGCCGCCGTCGCGTTCAACTCCATGGCCGACCAGGTCGTCCAGCTCCTGGCCAACGAGCGCGAGCTGGCCGCCGACCTCTCGCACCGGCTCCGCACCCCGCTCACCGTGCTCCGGCTGAACGCCGCGTCCCTCGGCGAGGGCCCGGCGGCCGAGCAGACCCGGGCGGCGGTCCAGCAGTTGGAGCACGAGGTCGACACGATCATCCGCACCGCCCGCGAGCAGCGACCGCAGCCCCAGAACGGGCAGGCGGGGGCGGGCTGCGACGCCTCCGAGGTGATCCGCGAACGGATGGGCTTCTGGTCGGCGCTCGCGGAGGACGAGGGCCGCGAGGTGCGCCTCGCGGGAGTCGACCGTACGGTGCGCATCCCCGTGGCCCGGCCCGAACTGGCCGCAGCCCTGGACGCGTTGCTCGGCAACGTCTTCCGCCACACCCCCGAGGGCACCGCCTTCTCCGTCGACGTCCACCACAGCGGCGACGCGGTCATCGTGCTCGTCTCCGACGCCGGCCCGGGAATCTCCGACCCGAAGGCCGCCCTCGCCCGGGGCGCCAGCGGGCGCGACGCGGCGAGCGGGTCCGTCGGCTCCACCGGCCTCGGTCTCGACATCGTGCGCCGGGTCGCCGAGTCCACCGGCGGCGACCTGCGCATCGGCCGCTCCGTCCTCGGCGGCACGGAGGTCCGGATCTGGATCGGCCTGCACGGCAGCCGTCCCGAGCGCGGCCGGCGCGGACACGGCCGGCGGGTCGGCCGCCGGACCGGCTGGCAGCGGCGCAAGGAGCCCCGGTCCCCGGCCGCCCCCGGCCCCCAGCATTAA
- the aspT gene encoding aspartate-alanine antiporter yields the protein MIDFLNRNIFQPHPELLVFLVVAFGFLLGKVRYRAIALGAVTGCLVAGLLLGAQFEVQIDDTVKNLFFIMFLFALGYRVGPQFFRGLRKDGLPQVVNAVVVCVTGLLVSWLFAHLLGYGPGLGAGLMSGALTQSAAIGVAQDAIGTLPGLSPAEVKTQENLVAVGYAVTYPLGTILCAMLLANVLPRLYRRDLAKESAELAAELDAPDESPDEGEGYYEVVLRAYSVQRPDLVGRSVADFEEQQKALGRRVYLTGIRRDGTVLEHDQSRVLRLGDTVAVSAIRGDLVAFDAVTHIGAEADDVTLLGYRTETLHVVVSEKAQLGRTVEEVRRQPFMVGVYIDKLYRAGAVFPYRLSTKLERGDTLVLTGPERLVGPAGKALGKPVPTSFATDMVWVGLGIFLGGCIGIPALTAGGVPISLSTSGGGLIMGLVFGWIRGKYPTYGNVPPGAQWFMDTLGLCLFVAVVGINAGPGFTSGLSTAGWGLLLLGAVATVVPLIVGFLVGHYAQKIRFPILMGVLAGGQTTTAAIGAVNETSKSQIPTLGYTIPYAVGNVLLTVWGAVIVLLNH from the coding sequence GTGATCGACTTCCTGAACCGGAACATCTTCCAGCCCCACCCCGAGCTGCTCGTCTTCCTCGTGGTCGCGTTCGGCTTCCTGCTCGGGAAGGTCCGCTACCGGGCGATCGCGCTGGGCGCGGTGACGGGCTGTCTGGTGGCCGGGCTGCTGCTCGGGGCCCAGTTCGAGGTCCAGATCGACGACACGGTGAAGAACCTGTTCTTCATCATGTTCCTGTTCGCCCTGGGCTACCGGGTCGGCCCGCAGTTCTTCCGGGGGCTGCGGAAGGACGGGCTGCCGCAGGTCGTCAACGCGGTGGTCGTCTGTGTGACCGGGCTGCTGGTGTCGTGGCTCTTCGCGCACCTGCTCGGTTACGGTCCCGGGCTCGGCGCCGGCCTGATGAGCGGGGCGCTGACCCAGTCGGCCGCGATCGGGGTCGCCCAGGACGCGATCGGCACCCTGCCGGGCCTCTCCCCCGCCGAGGTGAAGACCCAGGAGAACCTGGTCGCCGTCGGGTACGCGGTGACGTATCCGCTCGGCACCATCCTGTGCGCGATGCTCCTGGCCAACGTGCTGCCGAGGCTCTACCGCCGTGACCTGGCGAAGGAGAGCGCGGAGCTGGCGGCGGAGCTGGACGCGCCGGACGAGAGCCCGGACGAGGGCGAGGGCTACTACGAGGTGGTGCTGCGCGCGTACAGCGTTCAGCGGCCCGATCTGGTGGGCCGTTCGGTGGCGGACTTCGAGGAGCAGCAGAAGGCGCTGGGCCGCCGGGTCTACCTCACCGGGATCCGCCGCGACGGCACGGTCCTGGAGCACGACCAGTCCCGCGTCCTGCGCCTCGGCGACACCGTCGCGGTCAGCGCGATCCGGGGCGACCTGGTGGCGTTCGACGCGGTGACGCACATCGGGGCCGAGGCCGACGACGTGACGCTGCTGGGCTACCGCACGGAGACGCTGCACGTCGTCGTCTCGGAGAAGGCTCAGCTGGGCCGGACCGTGGAGGAGGTGCGGCGGCAGCCGTTCATGGTCGGCGTGTACATCGACAAGCTGTACCGGGCGGGGGCGGTCTTCCCCTACCGGCTGTCCACGAAGCTGGAGCGCGGCGACACGCTCGTCCTCACCGGCCCGGAACGCCTGGTCGGTCCGGCGGGGAAGGCGCTGGGCAAGCCCGTCCCGACGAGCTTCGCGACGGACATGGTCTGGGTCGGCCTCGGCATCTTCCTCGGCGGCTGCATCGGCATTCCGGCGCTGACGGCGGGCGGGGTGCCGATCTCCCTGTCGACCTCGGGCGGCGGCCTGATCATGGGGCTCGTCTTCGGCTGGATCCGCGGCAAGTACCCGACGTACGGGAACGTGCCGCCGGGCGCGCAGTGGTTCATGGACACGCTCGGGCTCTGCCTGTTCGTGGCCGTCGTCGGCATCAACGCCGGGCCCGGTTTCACCAGCGGTCTCTCCACGGCCGGCTGGGGGCTGCTGCTGCTGGGCGCGGTCGCCACCGTCGTCCCGCTGATCGTCGGGTTCCTGGTCGGGCACTACGCGCAGAAGATCCGCTTCCCGATCCTGATGGGCGTCCTGGCGGGCGGCCAGACCACCACGGCGGCGATCGGCGCCGTCAACGAGACCTCGAAGTCCCAGATCCCCACCCTCGGCTACACCATCCCGTACGCCGTCGGCAACGTCCTGCTGACGGTGTGGGGCGCCGTGATCGTCCTGCTGAACCACTGA
- a CDS encoding bifunctional aspartate transaminase/aspartate 4-decarboxylase codes for MPKTSLSREEIRSFAQLSPFELKDKFIQIATAAQSDQPGQKGKSTRTMLNAGRGNPNWVATGPREAYHALGYFAIAESRRVWTADNLGGMPEQSGCADRFEHFVRTHPELPGIELLKASVDLALKRFGFDRDAFVHELADSSIGDNYPVPDRILHHTEQIVRGYIADEMFDHRPPEGQTLSLFATEGGTAAMCYVFDSLMQNGILKKGDRIALMVPVFTPYLEIPELDTYDFDVVRVEASLFTETGVRQWRYPEEEVAKLADPSVKLVCCVNPSNPPSLALSTRVAEQIVSIVGERNPNLIIVTDDVYGTFVEGFRSLAADLPRNTLLVYSYSKHYGATGWRLGVIALHDDNVIDAMLAEQDRAQKDRLDRRYGTLSLEPEKIRFIDRLVADSRQVALNHTAGLSLPQQTMMVLFSLFDMLDEGQAYKHRIRAIVQQRLELLLEGVHMKVSEDPKRAAYYIELDLLAEAERVHGKPFADFLEKNYEPVDPLFRLAEQTSVVLLNGGGFDGPEWSVRVSLANLDDLDYLKIGHHLRAIFDAYAQEWRAQAG; via the coding sequence ATGCCCAAGACCAGCCTCAGCCGTGAAGAGATCCGCTCGTTCGCCCAGCTCTCCCCGTTCGAGCTGAAGGATAAGTTCATCCAGATCGCGACGGCCGCGCAGAGCGATCAGCCGGGCCAGAAGGGGAAGTCGACCCGGACGATGCTCAACGCGGGCCGCGGCAACCCGAACTGGGTGGCCACGGGACCCCGCGAGGCGTACCACGCGCTCGGCTACTTCGCGATCGCGGAGTCCCGGCGGGTGTGGACGGCCGACAACCTGGGCGGCATGCCGGAGCAGTCGGGGTGCGCGGACCGCTTCGAGCACTTCGTCCGTACGCACCCGGAGCTGCCGGGCATCGAGCTGCTGAAGGCGAGCGTGGACCTGGCGCTGAAGCGGTTCGGTTTCGACCGGGACGCGTTCGTGCACGAGCTGGCGGACTCCTCGATCGGCGACAACTATCCCGTCCCGGACCGGATCCTGCACCACACCGAGCAGATCGTGCGCGGCTACATCGCGGACGAGATGTTCGACCACCGGCCGCCGGAGGGGCAGACGTTGAGCCTGTTCGCGACCGAGGGCGGCACGGCGGCGATGTGCTACGTCTTCGACTCGCTGATGCAGAACGGCATCCTGAAGAAGGGCGACCGGATCGCCCTGATGGTGCCGGTGTTCACCCCGTACCTGGAGATCCCGGAGCTGGACACGTACGACTTCGACGTGGTGCGGGTGGAGGCGAGTCTGTTCACGGAGACCGGGGTGCGGCAGTGGCGCTATCCGGAGGAGGAGGTCGCCAAGCTGGCGGACCCGTCGGTGAAGCTGGTCTGCTGTGTGAACCCGAGCAACCCGCCCTCCCTCGCGCTCTCCACCCGGGTCGCCGAGCAGATCGTCTCCATCGTCGGGGAGCGGAACCCGAACCTGATCATCGTGACCGACGACGTGTACGGGACCTTCGTGGAGGGCTTCCGCTCGCTCGCGGCCGACCTGCCGCGCAACACGCTCCTCGTCTACTCCTACTCCAAGCACTACGGGGCGACCGGCTGGCGGCTCGGGGTGATCGCGCTGCACGACGACAACGTGATCGACGCGATGCTGGCGGAGCAGGACCGGGCGCAGAAGGACCGGCTCGACAGGCGGTACGGGACACTGTCGTTGGAGCCGGAGAAGATCCGGTTCATCGACCGGCTGGTGGCGGACTCCCGGCAGGTGGCGCTGAACCACACGGCGGGCCTGTCGCTGCCGCAGCAGACGATGATGGTGCTGTTCTCGCTGTTCGACATGCTGGACGAGGGCCAGGCGTACAAGCACCGGATCCGGGCGATCGTCCAGCAGCGGCTCGAACTCCTGCTGGAGGGCGTGCACATGAAGGTCTCGGAGGACCCGAAGCGGGCGGCGTACTACATCGAGCTGGATCTGCTGGCCGAGGCGGAGCGGGTGCACGGAAAGCCGTTCGCCGACTTCCTGGAGAAGAACTACGAGCCGGTCGACCCGCTGTTCCGACTGGCCGAGCAGACGTCGGTGGTGCTGCTCAACGGCGGCGGCTTCGACGGCCCGGAGTGGTCGGTGCGGGTGTCGCTGGCCAACCTGGACGACCTGGACTACCTGAAGATCGGCCACCATCTGCGGGCGATCTTCGACGCGTACGCGCAGGAGTGGCGGGCGCAGGCCGGGTGA
- a CDS encoding tetratricopeptide repeat protein: MVSTAAVPNLAFRRLRGQRSAGEFAAAVRRAAREIGEQVACDARYIGRVESGEIRCPNYAYERVFLHMFPGASLADLGFSARESVRGRGARIVSEPPPTTGPGPTVSAAPPSASRPSSLSPSRPAPFHRDTETDDFPEESDVLRRVFMTSGTTTVAAASLGLGGAPASARVSLPTQRRVGEAEVNAVEKAVRQIRLLDDRHGADGLYRRAAQPLRTAYELLDAGTTARRATSDRLHAGAGELAISVGWLAHDSGRFDDARSHYAEALATARLAGDAGLEAHAFCNTSFLARDAGRPREAVRAAEAGQRAARTLGSPRLLALLALREAGGRAGLGDRTGCDRAIGRARAAFDRGTAAGDPEWMSFFREAELELLEAQCWSALGDWSRAARHGRRATALQDPHFTRNLALYRAQLTGDLARAGRADEAAATGQQVLDLLTRVQSSRIRGMLAGAARVLEPRAGAGPVAAFLTRHQESAVPGIPAGPGNAGGHPGR, translated from the coding sequence ATGGTGTCGACAGCGGCAGTTCCCAACCTCGCCTTCCGCCGGCTGCGCGGACAACGCTCCGCCGGGGAGTTCGCGGCGGCCGTCCGCAGAGCGGCGCGGGAGATCGGGGAGCAGGTCGCGTGCGACGCCCGCTACATCGGGCGGGTGGAGTCGGGGGAGATCCGCTGCCCCAACTACGCCTACGAACGCGTGTTCCTGCACATGTTTCCCGGGGCGTCCCTGGCCGACCTGGGGTTCTCGGCACGCGAGAGCGTACGGGGGCGGGGCGCCCGGATCGTGTCCGAACCTCCGCCCACGACGGGCCCGGGCCCGACCGTATCCGCCGCTCCCCCCTCCGCCTCCCGTCCCTCTTCCCTGTCCCCTTCCCGTCCCGCCCCTTTCCACCGCGACACCGAAACCGACGACTTCCCCGAGGAGAGCGACGTGCTGCGTCGCGTGTTCATGACGAGCGGGACCACCACGGTGGCCGCCGCTTCCCTGGGTCTCGGCGGGGCGCCCGCCTCCGCCCGGGTCTCTCTGCCCACGCAGCGCCGGGTCGGCGAGGCGGAGGTGAACGCCGTCGAGAAGGCGGTGCGGCAGATCCGGCTGCTGGACGACCGGCACGGCGCGGACGGGCTGTACCGGCGGGCCGCCCAGCCGCTGCGCACGGCGTACGAGCTGCTGGACGCCGGGACCACCGCACGGCGCGCCACCTCGGACCGGCTGCACGCGGGCGCGGGCGAGCTGGCCATCTCGGTGGGCTGGCTGGCCCACGACTCGGGCCGCTTCGACGACGCCCGCTCGCACTACGCGGAGGCGCTGGCCACGGCGCGGCTGGCCGGGGACGCGGGTCTTGAGGCGCACGCCTTCTGCAACACCTCGTTCCTGGCCCGGGACGCGGGGCGGCCCCGGGAGGCGGTACGGGCGGCGGAGGCCGGCCAGCGGGCCGCCCGCACGCTGGGGTCGCCCCGGCTGCTGGCGCTGCTCGCGCTGCGGGAGGCGGGGGGCCGGGCGGGGCTCGGGGACCGGACGGGGTGCGACCGGGCGATCGGGCGGGCCCGTGCGGCGTTCGACCGGGGCACGGCGGCGGGTGATCCGGAGTGGATGAGCTTCTTCCGGGAGGCGGAGCTGGAGCTGCTGGAGGCGCAGTGCTGGTCGGCGCTGGGCGACTGGTCCCGGGCGGCGCGGCACGGGCGGCGGGCGACGGCGCTCCAGGACCCGCACTTCACCCGGAACCTGGCGCTGTACCGGGCCCAGCTCACGGGTGACCTGGCCCGGGCGGGCCGGGCGGACGAGGCTGCGGCGACGGGGCAGCAGGTGCTGGACCTGCTGACCCGGGTCCAGTCCTCGCGGATCCGGGGGATGCTGGCGGGGGCGGCGCGGGTGCTGGAGCCGCGGGCCGGGGCGGGCCCGGTGGCGGCCTTCCTGACCCGCCACCAGGAGTCGGCCGTGCCCGGCATCCCTGCCGGCCCGGGCAACGCCGGCGGCCACCCCGGCCGGTAG
- a CDS encoding spermidine synthase: MARRGASAQGKDKAAGKNKATGKGRAEGAKGRQGGGRGAGRAEREPVSQQVGGGFAELIPDRERPGAWTLLIDGAPQSHVDLDDPTHLAFAYQRRLGHVIDLAAPPLQPLHVLHLGGGAFTLARYTAATRPRSTQQIVELDAPLVQLVRDRLPLDPQARVRVRAADAREGLGRFPDGWADLIIADVFSGARTPAHLTSAEFLAEVRRVLKPEGRYAANLADGPPLAHLRGQVATAAAVFPELALAADPVVWRGRRFGNAVLLASAVALPVAEFTRRVASDPHPGRVEHGRALTDFTGGAAVVTDAAARPSPAPPPSVFENP; this comes from the coding sequence GTGGCACGTCGAGGAGCGTCCGCCCAGGGCAAGGACAAAGCCGCGGGCAAGAACAAGGCCACGGGCAAGGGCAGGGCCGAAGGCGCGAAGGGGCGGCAGGGCGGCGGCCGGGGAGCCGGCCGGGCCGAGCGGGAGCCGGTCTCGCAGCAGGTCGGCGGCGGGTTCGCGGAGCTCATACCCGACCGGGAGCGCCCGGGCGCCTGGACGCTCCTGATCGACGGCGCCCCGCAGTCCCACGTGGACCTCGACGACCCCACGCACCTCGCCTTCGCCTATCAGCGCCGCCTCGGGCACGTCATCGACCTCGCCGCACCCCCGCTCCAGCCGCTGCACGTCCTGCACCTGGGCGGCGGCGCCTTCACCCTCGCCCGCTACACCGCCGCGACCCGCCCCCGCTCCACCCAGCAGATCGTCGAGCTCGACGCGCCCCTCGTGCAGCTCGTGCGCGACCGCCTCCCGCTGGACCCCCAGGCCCGGGTCCGGGTCCGGGCCGCCGACGCCCGCGAAGGGCTCGGCAGGTTCCCGGACGGCTGGGCCGACCTGATCATCGCCGACGTGTTCAGCGGGGCCCGCACCCCCGCCCACCTGACCTCCGCCGAATTCCTCGCGGAGGTGCGCCGGGTCCTGAAACCCGAAGGGCGGTACGCCGCCAACCTCGCCGACGGCCCACCGCTCGCCCATCTGCGCGGCCAGGTCGCCACCGCCGCCGCCGTCTTCCCCGAACTGGCGCTGGCCGCCGACCCGGTGGTCTGGCGGGGCCGCCGCTTCGGCAACGCGGTCCTGCTCGCTTCGGCCGTGGCGCTCCCGGTCGCGGAGTTCACCCGGCGGGTGGCGAGCGATCCGCACCCCGGCCGCGTCGAACACGGCCGCGCGCTCACCGACTTCACCGGCGGCGCGGCCGTCGTCACCGACGCGGCGGCCAGACCGTCGCCCGCGCCGCCGCCATCCGTCTTCGAGAACCCGTGA
- a CDS encoding response regulator transcription factor, whose translation MASVLVVEDDQFVRSALIRHLSEASHTVRSVGTALEALREVAHFRFDVVILDLGLPDLDGAEALKMLRSITDVPVIIATARDDEGEIVRLLNDGADDYLTKPFSVEHLSARMAAVLRRSRAAGGGAPPPRVIRVGGLSIDPLRRTAELDGAELDLTRREFDLLTFLAGRPGVVVARKELLAEVWQQSYGDDQTIDVHLSWLRRKLGETAARPRYLHTLRGVGVKLQPPADAQVGTPADTPVTEPPG comes from the coding sequence ATGGCAAGTGTGCTCGTGGTCGAGGACGACCAGTTCGTACGTTCCGCCCTCATCCGGCACCTCAGTGAGGCCTCCCACACGGTACGGAGCGTGGGCACCGCGCTCGAAGCGCTGCGCGAGGTCGCGCACTTCCGCTTCGACGTGGTCATCCTCGACCTCGGGCTGCCCGACCTGGACGGTGCCGAGGCGCTGAAGATGCTGCGGTCCATCACCGATGTGCCCGTGATCATCGCCACCGCCCGGGACGACGAGGGCGAGATCGTCCGGCTGCTCAACGACGGCGCCGACGACTACCTGACGAAGCCGTTCTCCGTCGAGCACCTCTCCGCCCGGATGGCCGCCGTGCTGCGCCGCTCGCGCGCCGCCGGGGGCGGGGCGCCGCCGCCCCGGGTCATCCGCGTCGGCGGACTCTCGATCGACCCGCTGCGCCGCACCGCCGAGCTGGACGGAGCCGAACTCGACCTGACCCGACGCGAGTTCGACCTGCTCACCTTCCTGGCCGGGCGGCCCGGCGTGGTCGTCGCCCGCAAGGAGCTGCTGGCCGAGGTCTGGCAGCAGTCCTACGGCGACGACCAGACCATCGACGTCCATCTGTCCTGGCTGCGCCGCAAGCTCGGCGAGACCGCCGCCCGGCCGCGCTATCTGCACACGCTGCGCGGCGTCGGCGTGAAGCTCCAGCCCCCGGCCGACGCCCAGGTCGGCACCCCGGCCGATACACCGGTCACGGAGCCGCCCGGATGA
- a CDS encoding phosphatase PAP2 family protein yields the protein MPHATAPPATGHRPRWWTELPLIAVVYALYSVGRLLVRGDVSTAVDHGLAILRLEQALYLNAEHPLNRLFTSTPSLGIPADFAYASLHYVVTPAVLIWMFRRRSAAYRAARVWLMNSTLLGLVGFTLMPTCPPRLLDASHGFVDTMAQYSAYGWWGEGASAPRGLSGMTNQYAAMPSLHVGWSLWCGILLWRHGRHPLIRAAGIAYPLITTVIVMGTANHYFLDAVAGAAVMGVGALLVRPVMRIADRFKAWGAARFTGPAAVLFAGRGEGGRSTVAGSVSATVSATVPPNVSTGCKTSPGERIPGQRTTSADPPGPAVSGTTAGDDADASASDDAPAAAR from the coding sequence ATGCCGCACGCCACCGCGCCGCCCGCAACCGGTCATCGCCCCCGCTGGTGGACGGAGCTGCCGCTGATCGCGGTGGTGTACGCGCTGTATTCGGTGGGCCGGCTCCTGGTGCGCGGCGACGTGTCGACGGCGGTCGACCACGGTCTGGCGATCCTGCGGCTGGAGCAGGCGCTGTACCTCAACGCCGAGCACCCGCTGAACCGTCTCTTCACCAGCACCCCGTCCCTCGGGATACCCGCCGACTTCGCGTACGCGTCCCTGCACTACGTAGTCACCCCGGCCGTCCTCATATGGATGTTCCGGCGCAGGTCGGCCGCGTACCGCGCGGCCCGGGTCTGGCTGATGAACTCCACACTGCTGGGCCTGGTCGGCTTCACGCTGATGCCGACCTGTCCGCCCCGGCTGCTGGACGCGAGCCACGGCTTCGTCGACACGATGGCGCAGTACAGCGCGTACGGCTGGTGGGGCGAGGGGGCGAGCGCCCCGCGCGGGCTGAGCGGGATGACCAACCAGTACGCGGCGATGCCCAGCCTGCACGTCGGATGGTCGCTCTGGTGCGGGATCCTGCTGTGGCGGCACGGCCGCCACCCCCTGATACGGGCGGCGGGAATCGCCTATCCGCTGATTACCACGGTCATCGTGATGGGCACCGCCAACCACTACTTCCTGGACGCCGTCGCGGGCGCCGCGGTGATGGGCGTCGGGGCCCTGCTGGTCAGGCCCGTCATGCGGATCGCCGACCGGTTCAAGGCGTGGGGCGCGGCGCGGTTCACCGGGCCCGCCGCCGTCCTGTTCGCGGGCCGCGGCGAGGGCGGCCGGAGCACCGTCGCCGGGTCCGTGTCCGCGACCGTATCCGCGACCGTGCCCCCGAATGTCAGTACCGGATGCAAGACTTCCCCGGGTGAGCGAATCCCCGGCCAGCGGACCACCTCCGCAGATCCCCCCGGCCCGGCAGTCAGCGGCACGACAGCCGGCGACGACGCCGACGCGTCCGCGAGCGACGACGCTCCGGCAGCGGCTCGCTGA